The following are from one region of the Rhodopirellula sp. P2 genome:
- the folE gene encoding GTP cyclohydrolase I FolE has product MKISTPPKGQAPFGEVLNQDSDKPVVDKEQTAERTPFFVDKNAPHNEVDYPRIEAAVREILEAVGEDPDRDGLLETPERVARMYAEMFAGLKSDPGRHLAKVFAEDYDEIVLVRDISFCSMCEHHLLPFTGKAHIAYLPSGKVVGLSKLARVVEEVARRPQVQERLTHTVANLIEDRLSARGVAVVVESTHSCMTMRGIRKPGSLCLTSAMRGAFKTDPKSRAEVLGLINRAAS; this is encoded by the coding sequence ATGAAAATCAGCACGCCTCCAAAGGGTCAGGCCCCTTTCGGAGAGGTTCTCAATCAGGATTCAGACAAGCCCGTGGTCGACAAAGAACAAACCGCCGAACGAACGCCCTTTTTTGTCGACAAAAACGCGCCTCACAACGAAGTCGACTATCCTCGAATCGAAGCGGCCGTGCGCGAGATCCTGGAAGCGGTTGGTGAGGACCCCGATCGCGACGGGTTGCTGGAAACACCGGAGCGTGTGGCCCGGATGTACGCCGAAATGTTCGCCGGTTTGAAATCTGATCCTGGCCGACACCTCGCGAAAGTTTTTGCGGAGGACTACGACGAAATCGTGTTGGTGCGAGACATCAGTTTCTGCAGCATGTGCGAGCATCACCTGTTGCCGTTCACAGGCAAGGCCCACATCGCTTATTTGCCCAGCGGCAAAGTGGTGGGCTTGAGCAAGTTGGCTCGCGTGGTCGAAGAGGTCGCCCGGCGTCCGCAGGTGCAAGAGCGTTTGACCCACACGGTCGCGAATTTGATCGAGGATCGATTGTCGGCGCGAGGTGTCGCCGTGGTGGTCGAGTCGACGCACAGTTGCATGACGATGCGAGGCATTCGCAAACCGGGAAGTTTGTGTTTGACCAGCGCGATGCGAGGTGCGTTCAAGACGGATCCGAAGTCACGCGCCGAAGTGCTGGGGTTGATCAACCGCGCGGCCTCGTAA
- a CDS encoding DUF485 domain-containing protein, translating to MSASDPAPESEPSVTSDVSTPLPAAPASDQTSRLGWVLFVIYLLLYGGFVLLNAFKAEVMDTIVFAGLNLAIVYGFALILVAIGMALIYGMKTVDEPQASEASE from the coding sequence TTGTCCGCCTCAGATCCCGCCCCCGAATCGGAACCATCGGTCACCTCCGATGTCTCGACTCCGCTCCCTGCCGCTCCCGCCTCAGACCAAACCTCCCGATTGGGATGGGTCTTGTTCGTGATTTATCTGCTGCTTTACGGTGGGTTTGTGCTGCTGAATGCTTTCAAGGCGGAAGTGATGGACACCATCGTTTTCGCGGGCTTGAACTTGGCGATCGTCTACGGATTCGCATTGATCTTGGTCGCCATTGGAATGGCGTTGATCTACGGAATGAAGACTGTCGATGAGCCTCAAGCGTCGGAGGCATCGGAATGA
- a CDS encoding FtsK/SpoIIIE family DNA translocase: MSTTTANAESHESAPPRAVDIRRDIPALLLVAATLLTLVSVMTHDPADPVPTPVWPLDQFFTPDLAVYPANEIVQNACGSLGALISAMLLSAVGIGSALVISAGGGISTALLIRGHMNAPVLRSLGGCITLLAVTTAAAMTDIELGGMPVVGNGGYLGAMTSAFLLQHFHPVGSWILTLTVLSVGLLLTTDYMLVYAGRTVVVGGAKASRRGFAKAAQVMPVTLRRRRQPFSDLDGPILIDGDESDASLDPNGGRIDPAEPAESGPTIRVRKPKEREAVAEEAEAAEEAAPANGLAKAAKLGAAGLAAAAGIGASLTKSKEAPADEEYEYEYEEWEEEEEEAPTRDLEVEGETTTLRKDSAHEESPPPTIKMPKQRDAKQELYDSVQEGAPEGIAQYHLPSLELLEGSDGFDYEEQHAEALQKSAMLQQTIRSFGFNVTVTNVEIGPVIAQYELELESGLRLNKITALADDLAIALRVPSVRVVAPIPGKNTVGIEVPNEIRQVVRLRDVIEESDSRISKMNIPVFLGKDVSGEPMPVDLAKMPHLLIAGRTGTGKSVCLNAIITSILMCCRPDEVRLLMIDPKMVELSGYGRLPHLMHPVITDMKKAEAILGWAVEKMEERYSLLAKAGVRHINSFNDLGREEVLRRLEVDEDDENTDVPDKLPFIVIIADEMADLMMTAGKEVETHIIRLAQKSRAVGIHLILATQKPTVDVITGLIKSNLPARLSFQVASKTDSRVVLDENGADKLLGNGDMLFLWPGTSTLIRGQGTYLSDAEIDRVCDHCSSGGEQQFVGELMNLKINDEEGDASEMDVDKLRKRDELYESAIEVVIREGRGSLSLIQRCLGIGYGRAARLVDYMAEDGIVGQYNGSKSREVLLTMEQWNAMQGITDDTAAATATAAPKTTSQTEAEEEYEDEEEEEEYYDEEEYEDDEDV, encoded by the coding sequence ATGTCCACCACGACGGCCAACGCCGAATCGCACGAATCCGCCCCGCCTCGCGCGGTGGACATTCGACGTGATATCCCAGCTCTGCTGCTGGTCGCGGCGACGTTGTTGACATTGGTCTCGGTGATGACGCACGATCCCGCCGACCCAGTCCCCACCCCGGTCTGGCCGCTCGACCAATTCTTCACACCAGATTTGGCGGTCTATCCCGCCAACGAAATCGTGCAAAACGCTTGCGGCTCGCTGGGCGCCCTGATCTCAGCGATGTTGCTCAGCGCCGTCGGAATCGGATCCGCCCTGGTGATCTCGGCTGGCGGAGGCATCTCGACCGCGCTCCTGATTCGCGGGCACATGAACGCGCCCGTGCTGCGGTCCCTCGGGGGCTGCATCACCTTGCTGGCCGTGACCACCGCCGCCGCCATGACGGACATCGAACTGGGCGGCATGCCGGTCGTCGGCAACGGGGGCTACCTCGGCGCGATGACTTCCGCGTTCTTGCTGCAACACTTCCATCCCGTCGGCTCGTGGATTTTGACGCTGACGGTGCTGTCGGTCGGATTGTTGCTGACGACGGATTACATGCTGGTCTACGCCGGTCGAACCGTGGTTGTCGGTGGGGCCAAGGCTTCTCGTCGTGGGTTCGCGAAAGCCGCCCAGGTCATGCCAGTCACACTCCGCCGGCGCCGCCAACCCTTCAGCGACCTCGATGGCCCCATCCTGATCGACGGGGACGAATCCGACGCGTCGCTGGATCCCAACGGCGGTCGCATCGACCCGGCCGAGCCCGCCGAAAGCGGACCCACAATCCGCGTTCGCAAACCCAAGGAACGCGAAGCCGTGGCTGAGGAAGCCGAAGCCGCAGAAGAAGCCGCTCCGGCCAATGGGCTCGCCAAAGCCGCCAAGCTCGGTGCCGCTGGCCTGGCCGCTGCAGCCGGGATTGGTGCCAGCCTCACGAAATCCAAGGAAGCGCCCGCGGACGAAGAATACGAGTACGAATACGAGGAATGGGAAGAGGAGGAAGAAGAAGCTCCCACGCGCGACCTCGAAGTCGAAGGCGAAACCACGACCCTGCGCAAGGATTCCGCGCACGAGGAGAGCCCCCCGCCAACGATCAAGATGCCCAAGCAGCGAGACGCCAAGCAAGAGCTCTACGACTCGGTCCAGGAAGGGGCCCCGGAAGGCATCGCGCAGTATCACTTGCCCAGTCTGGAACTGCTGGAAGGCAGCGACGGGTTTGACTACGAAGAACAGCACGCTGAGGCGCTTCAGAAGAGCGCGATGCTGCAGCAAACCATTCGCAGCTTTGGCTTCAACGTCACCGTCACCAATGTCGAAATCGGTCCGGTCATCGCCCAGTACGAACTGGAACTCGAAAGCGGCCTGCGTCTGAACAAAATCACGGCGCTCGCCGATGACCTCGCCATCGCCCTGCGAGTCCCCAGCGTTCGCGTCGTTGCACCGATCCCCGGCAAGAACACCGTCGGCATCGAAGTCCCCAACGAGATCCGACAAGTCGTCCGGCTTCGCGATGTGATCGAAGAATCCGATTCACGGATCTCGAAGATGAACATCCCAGTCTTCTTGGGCAAAGACGTTTCGGGCGAACCGATGCCAGTCGACTTGGCCAAGATGCCTCACCTGTTGATTGCAGGTCGAACCGGTACCGGTAAATCGGTCTGTCTCAACGCGATCATCACCAGCATCCTGATGTGCTGCCGCCCCGACGAAGTCCGCTTGTTGATGATTGACCCCAAGATGGTCGAGCTGTCTGGTTATGGTCGGCTGCCTCACTTGATGCACCCCGTGATCACGGACATGAAGAAGGCCGAAGCGATCCTTGGCTGGGCCGTTGAGAAGATGGAAGAGCGATACTCGCTGCTTGCCAAAGCCGGCGTGCGTCACATCAACAGCTTCAATGATCTGGGCCGTGAAGAAGTCCTGCGTCGGTTGGAAGTGGATGAAGACGACGAGAACACCGACGTGCCGGACAAGCTTCCCTTCATCGTCATCATCGCCGACGAAATGGCCGACTTGATGATGACGGCTGGCAAAGAAGTCGAAACGCACATCATCCGTTTGGCTCAAAAGAGTCGAGCCGTTGGAATCCACTTGATCCTGGCAACGCAAAAGCCAACCGTGGACGTCATCACGGGTCTGATCAAATCGAACTTGCCCGCACGTCTGAGTTTCCAGGTCGCCAGTAAAACGGACAGCCGCGTTGTGCTCGATGAAAACGGTGCGGACAAATTGCTCGGCAACGGTGACATGCTGTTCCTCTGGCCGGGAACCAGCACGCTGATTCGAGGGCAGGGGACTTACCTGTCCGACGCCGAGATCGATCGTGTCTGCGACCACTGCAGCAGCGGCGGCGAACAACAATTCGTCGGCGAGCTGATGAACTTGAAGATCAACGACGAAGAAGGCGATGCCTCCGAGATGGACGTCGACAAACTTCGCAAGCGAGACGAGTTGTATGAGTCCGCCATCGAAGTCGTGATTCGCGAAGGCCGCGGATCTTTGTCGTTGATCCAACGTTGCCTGGGGATCGGCTATGGACGAGCCGCACGGTTGGTCGACTACATGGCCGAAGACGGCATCGTCGGCCAGTACAACGGGTCCAAGTCACGCGAAGTCTTGCTGACGATGGAACAGTGGAACGCGATGCAAGGCATCACCGACGACACCGCCGCGGCCACTGCCACCGCTGCCCCCAAGACCACTTCGCAAACCGAAGCGGAAGAAGAGTACGAAGACGAGGAAGAGGAAGAAGAGTACTACGACGAAGAAGAGTACGAGGACGACGAAGACGTCTGA
- the ndk gene encoding nucleoside-diphosphate kinase, which produces MQRTLVLLKPDCVQRRLIGDVLSRFETKGLHIVAMKLLQVTPELSKQHYAEHVEKPFYPSLEEFITSAPVVAIALEGLEVIRVVRDMLGATNGLQAAPGTLRGDYSSSRQMNLVHASDSEESAQRELDLYFNADEFCDYSLVLTPFMRADDE; this is translated from the coding sequence ATGCAACGCACCCTCGTCTTGCTCAAACCTGATTGTGTCCAACGCCGCTTGATCGGTGACGTCCTGTCCCGATTCGAAACCAAGGGACTGCACATCGTTGCCATGAAGTTGCTGCAAGTGACACCAGAGCTGTCCAAGCAACACTACGCCGAACACGTCGAAAAACCGTTCTACCCCTCGCTGGAAGAGTTCATCACCTCGGCGCCCGTCGTGGCCATCGCCTTGGAAGGCCTGGAAGTCATTCGCGTCGTCCGCGACATGCTCGGCGCCACCAACGGCCTGCAAGCCGCTCCGGGCACCCTGCGTGGTGATTACAGCAGCAGCCGCCAAATGAACCTGGTTCACGCCAGCGACAGCGAAGAATCGGCCCAACGAGAACTGGACCTGTACTTCAATGCCGACGAATTCTGCGACTACTCGCTGGTCCTGACACCTTTCATGCGTGCCGACGACGAATAG
- the msrA gene encoding peptide-methionine (S)-S-oxide reductase MsrA, protein MPVPSIFASPSRSFASIAAAGLLIVATSCTQAAPPVGTNSDDPNANPNYNGLPLDSEIVEVKTRPGEKVVTLAGGCFWCTEAVFERMEGVNDVVSGYIGGKVKRPNYDQVCGKMTGHAEAVQIYYDPTKTNFEELLKVFFKTHDPTTLNRQGADGGPQYRSSIFVHNEEQREIAKKTIEKLGKEYRDPIVTLIEPATKFYVAEEFHQDYYRRNPNAGYCQAVVANKVRKFNREFGDKIKESAK, encoded by the coding sequence ATGCCAGTGCCCTCCATCTTCGCTTCGCCATCCCGCTCGTTCGCGTCCATCGCGGCAGCCGGACTGTTGATTGTCGCGACGTCCTGCACTCAGGCCGCTCCGCCCGTGGGCACGAATTCGGACGACCCCAACGCCAACCCCAATTACAACGGCTTGCCTTTGGATTCCGAAATTGTCGAGGTCAAAACTCGGCCGGGCGAAAAGGTGGTGACGTTGGCGGGGGGCTGTTTCTGGTGCACGGAAGCCGTTTTTGAGCGGATGGAAGGCGTCAACGACGTCGTCTCGGGGTACATCGGAGGGAAAGTCAAGCGTCCCAACTACGATCAGGTTTGCGGCAAGATGACGGGGCACGCCGAAGCGGTCCAAATCTACTACGACCCGACCAAGACGAATTTTGAAGAGTTGCTCAAAGTGTTCTTCAAAACGCACGATCCAACGACCTTGAATCGACAGGGCGCCGATGGTGGCCCGCAGTACCGCAGCAGCATCTTTGTTCACAACGAGGAGCAACGTGAAATCGCCAAGAAGACCATTGAAAAACTGGGCAAAGAATACCGGGATCCGATCGTCACGCTGATCGAGCCCGCCACCAAGTTTTATGTGGCCGAAGAGTTCCACCAGGATTACTACCGCCGGAATCCAAACGCCGGCTACTGCCAAGCAGTGGTTGCCAACAAGGTCCGCAAATTCAACCGAGAATTCGGCGACAAGATCAAAGAATCAGCGAAGTAG
- a CDS encoding acyl-CoA thioesterase, protein MPHAFFDLHHTVAEDEIDAQQHVHNLRYLQWTLWAARDHSAAQGWDAAAALKAGFGWVVRGHDITYRAAALAGDDLIIRTWIPSWNRYSCQRQYTVTRPSDQTVLAKVQTRWVFVDLNRHRAIEIPADAVAAIQVCETPPPLPWADSHDT, encoded by the coding sequence ATGCCTCACGCCTTCTTTGACCTGCATCACACCGTTGCCGAGGACGAAATCGATGCCCAGCAACACGTCCACAACCTGCGGTATTTGCAGTGGACGCTGTGGGCCGCTCGCGATCACAGCGCCGCCCAAGGCTGGGATGCGGCCGCGGCATTGAAAGCCGGTTTCGGCTGGGTCGTTCGCGGGCATGACATCACCTACCGCGCCGCGGCTCTGGCGGGCGATGACCTGATCATCCGAACTTGGATCCCCAGCTGGAACCGATATTCCTGCCAGCGGCAATACACGGTGACTCGCCCGTCCGATCAAACCGTTTTGGCCAAGGTTCAAACCCGCTGGGTGTTTGTCGATTTGAATCGGCACCGTGCGATCGAGATCCCTGCCGACGCAGTTGCCGCCATCCAAGTTTGCGAAACGCCTCCGCCTCTTCCTTGGGCCGACTCCCATGACACCTGA
- the guaB gene encoding IMP dehydrogenase — translation MFDDKIGDLGVTFDDVLLQPRYSEVVPSEVDVSSQMTQRIRLQIPLISSPMDTVTESEMAIALAKEGGLGIVHKNLSVRRQTEEVLKVKRSANGIIVNPVTLNPAQKVSAAAELMDRANVSGIPIVQDDRTLAGILTRRDLRFLEDPDMPISQVMTRQNLVTAVGNVTLAQAEKILTEKRVEKLLLIDEERKLTGLITIRDIDMMKRYPRACKDPQGRLRVGAAIGVGDYERAESLIGKGVDVLVVDSAHGHSRNVIETVREIKQNKSWDIDVVAGNVATAEGAADLIAAGADAVKVGIGPGSICTTRVISGIGVPQITAILSAVKVAQKKNIPVIGDGGIRFSGDITKAIAAGASTVMIGSLFAGLAESPGKMILYQGRTFKAYRGMGSMGAMVKGSSDRYRQKGTEAGKLVPEGVEGRVPFKGPLSDYAYQLVGGLRAGMGYVGTRTIEELRRDAKFIRVSAATVRENHPHDIAITQEAPNYSPDVHSGDAS, via the coding sequence ATGTTTGACGACAAAATCGGCGACCTCGGAGTGACCTTCGACGATGTCCTGTTGCAACCTCGATACAGCGAGGTCGTGCCCAGCGAGGTGGACGTCAGCAGCCAGATGACCCAGCGAATCCGGCTGCAAATCCCATTGATCTCGTCGCCGATGGACACGGTGACCGAGTCTGAGATGGCGATTGCCCTGGCAAAAGAGGGCGGTTTGGGCATTGTGCACAAGAATCTGTCGGTTCGACGACAGACCGAAGAGGTGCTCAAGGTCAAACGCTCGGCCAACGGGATCATCGTCAATCCGGTGACCCTGAATCCGGCTCAAAAAGTCAGCGCGGCGGCGGAGCTGATGGACCGGGCGAACGTCTCGGGGATCCCGATTGTGCAGGACGACCGGACTTTGGCAGGAATTTTAACTCGGCGGGACCTGCGGTTCTTGGAAGACCCGGACATGCCGATTTCCCAGGTAATGACGCGTCAAAACTTGGTCACGGCGGTTGGGAATGTAACGCTTGCGCAAGCTGAGAAGATTTTAACGGAAAAAAGGGTCGAGAAACTTCTCCTGATTGACGAAGAAAGAAAACTGACGGGGTTAATTACGATTCGCGACATCGACATGATGAAGCGTTACCCGCGGGCTTGCAAAGATCCGCAGGGACGTCTTCGAGTCGGAGCCGCGATTGGTGTGGGTGACTATGAACGAGCGGAAAGCTTGATCGGCAAAGGTGTCGACGTGCTGGTGGTCGACTCGGCTCATGGACACAGCCGGAATGTGATTGAGACCGTCCGAGAGATTAAGCAGAACAAGTCATGGGACATTGATGTCGTGGCGGGGAACGTCGCAACGGCCGAGGGCGCAGCAGATTTGATTGCGGCCGGGGCTGACGCGGTGAAGGTTGGCATCGGTCCGGGATCGATTTGCACCACACGGGTGATCAGTGGCATTGGAGTGCCTCAGATCACTGCGATTTTAAGTGCGGTGAAGGTCGCTCAAAAGAAGAACATTCCTGTCATCGGCGACGGAGGAATCCGTTTCAGTGGTGACATCACCAAAGCAATCGCCGCTGGGGCGAGCACCGTGATGATCGGCAGTTTGTTTGCCGGTTTAGCGGAGAGTCCTGGCAAGATGATTTTGTACCAAGGTCGTACCTTCAAGGCGTACCGTGGGATGGGATCGATGGGTGCGATGGTGAAGGGAAGCAGTGATCGGTATCGCCAAAAAGGCACCGAGGCGGGCAAGCTTGTCCCCGAAGGTGTCGAAGGACGCGTGCCGTTCAAAGGCCCGCTCAGCGATTACGCCTACCAGTTGGTCGGTGGCTTGCGTGCGGGCATGGGATATGTCGGTACACGGACGATCGAAGAACTCCGCCGCGACGCGAAATTCATTCGCGTGTCGGCCGCTACGGTGAGGGAGAACCACCCGCATGACATTGCGATCACACAAGAAGCGCCCAACTACAGTCCCGATGTTCATTCGGGCGACGCCAGTTGA
- a CDS encoding type II secretion system F family protein yields MSRQMGVRSCRDFCRRFGVGLRAGADLLKLLESEAKHGSARQRVAMTKIREGAKDGHAISEMMRHQKPFFPPLLVVMTRVGETTGRLERTMLALSEHYAQQYTLRQNFIRAIAWPGLQLLIGVGVVSLMIWIMGVLTAPTGGEMTDMLGFGLRGPKGVLIFWSYIAAFAAVLGGMYLAFRKNVGGIQNVVPLVYQVPAIGGAIQTITLARFAWTLSLSLDAGINPIDSIKLSLDSTDSSYYRSGAKSAEDAIRGGATLSEALNRTHLFPEEFITQIEIAELSGTDAESIDQLAKDYDERAKGAMKTIAGVATGVIWLSVSMCLIFMIFRIFGKIMGFYQQGFEPI; encoded by the coding sequence ATGTCACGACAGATGGGCGTCCGTTCCTGCCGCGATTTTTGCCGCCGGTTTGGAGTCGGACTGCGAGCCGGAGCGGACTTGTTGAAGCTGTTGGAAAGCGAAGCCAAGCACGGCTCCGCACGACAACGCGTCGCCATGACCAAGATTCGCGAGGGTGCCAAAGACGGTCACGCGATCAGTGAGATGATGCGGCATCAGAAGCCGTTCTTTCCGCCGTTGTTGGTGGTGATGACGCGGGTCGGTGAAACCACGGGGAGGCTCGAGCGGACCATGCTGGCGCTGTCCGAACACTACGCCCAACAATACACGCTTCGTCAGAACTTCATCCGCGCGATCGCGTGGCCAGGACTTCAGTTGTTGATTGGCGTCGGCGTGGTGTCGCTGATGATTTGGATCATGGGCGTGTTGACGGCTCCCACCGGCGGTGAGATGACCGACATGCTGGGGTTTGGATTGCGAGGCCCCAAAGGAGTCTTGATCTTCTGGTCCTACATCGCAGCCTTTGCCGCGGTGCTCGGTGGGATGTACTTGGCGTTCCGAAAGAACGTCGGCGGCATTCAGAACGTCGTGCCATTGGTGTATCAGGTTCCCGCGATCGGTGGTGCCATTCAAACGATCACACTGGCCCGTTTCGCCTGGACGTTGTCGTTGTCCTTGGACGCTGGGATCAACCCGATTGATTCGATCAAGCTGTCGTTGGATTCGACCGACAGTTCGTATTATCGAAGCGGAGCCAAGTCGGCTGAAGACGCCATTCGCGGCGGGGCCACGCTGAGTGAGGCGCTCAACCGAACGCATTTGTTCCCCGAGGAATTCATCACCCAGATCGAGATTGCGGAGCTGTCGGGGACCGATGCCGAATCCATCGACCAATTGGCGAAGGATTACGACGAACGAGCCAAAGGGGCGATGAAGACGATCGCGGGCGTGGCGACGGGCGTGATTTGGCTTTCCGTTTCGATGTGCTTGATCTTCATGATTTTCCGTATCTTCGGCAAAATCATGGGCTTCTATCAGCAGGGGTTTGAGCCGATTTAG
- a CDS encoding sodium/solute symporter, whose translation MIYEPSMTAVVVFFAFVGFTIALSFYLGGKAKSSAGYFAAHGQIPWFINGIAFAGDYLSAASFLGICGMIAAYGYDGFLYSIGYLAGWIVALFVIAEPMKRLGKFTFADALDAKFDSKGIKAAAGISTLIVSVFYLIPQMVGAGVLIQPLLGFPHWVGVLLVGAVVITIVVTAGMVSTTWVQFLKGSLLVVFSAILVVMVLQQGFKVDNQSFPSHSFAIGEFNRQAIAEAMNRELVEPSNWADNDQYLQFTREDGEGYDVYRADIQEGGTMIVSEAQSITTMPSGETLIGGLPKGDQPGQGHLRPVGRIKMLPNEYIGQSETGPLGPLKFFDVLNRSTVVLWGNETLKNEDGSTTQVFYQKPTSGSQVLRPGEHPRFAGIRSDSWKGKFNFLSLMLALFCGTASLPHILIRYYTVKDAAAARKSTIVGITSIGFFYVLTLYLGLGAMTSGTLDVTNSNMAAPLLARGMSGLLFAIISAIAFTTVLGTVSGLILASSGAVAHDLLGGVMGMEFSENSQVRIAKIAAVVVGAIAIVLGILFRNLNVSYLVGWAFSIAASANLPALIMLLFWKRTTAQGIIASVIVGMFSSLGWILLSADTFEKVYGIDPLSSPVPFSQPGIVTIPLALVTLIVVSLMTQNGKATAT comes from the coding sequence ATGATTTACGAACCTTCCATGACCGCCGTCGTTGTTTTCTTTGCGTTCGTCGGCTTCACGATCGCACTCAGCTTTTATCTTGGCGGCAAAGCCAAATCGTCAGCGGGTTACTTCGCCGCCCACGGTCAAATCCCTTGGTTCATCAACGGGATTGCCTTCGCGGGAGACTACCTGTCCGCGGCATCGTTCCTGGGCATTTGCGGCATGATCGCGGCCTACGGCTACGATGGTTTCCTGTATTCGATCGGCTACCTGGCCGGCTGGATCGTGGCCTTGTTCGTGATCGCCGAACCCATGAAGCGGCTCGGCAAATTCACCTTCGCCGATGCACTGGACGCCAAATTTGATTCCAAGGGGATCAAAGCCGCGGCCGGGATCAGCACGCTGATCGTCAGCGTGTTCTATCTGATCCCCCAAATGGTCGGCGCCGGGGTTCTGATTCAACCCCTGCTGGGTTTCCCACACTGGGTCGGCGTGCTGCTGGTCGGTGCCGTCGTGATCACGATTGTGGTCACCGCCGGAATGGTCTCGACCACCTGGGTGCAGTTTCTGAAGGGATCGCTGCTGGTTGTCTTCAGCGCGATTCTGGTCGTGATGGTGCTGCAACAAGGGTTCAAGGTCGACAACCAGTCGTTCCCTTCCCACAGCTTCGCCATCGGTGAATTCAATCGCCAAGCCATTGCAGAAGCCATGAATCGCGAACTGGTGGAGCCATCGAATTGGGCGGACAACGACCAATACCTCCAGTTCACTCGCGAGGACGGTGAAGGCTACGACGTTTACCGTGCGGACATCCAAGAAGGCGGGACGATGATCGTCTCGGAAGCCCAGTCGATCACGACGATGCCGAGCGGCGAGACGTTGATTGGCGGGCTGCCCAAGGGCGACCAACCTGGCCAAGGCCACTTGCGACCGGTCGGCCGGATCAAGATGCTGCCCAACGAATACATCGGCCAGTCTGAAACCGGGCCGCTTGGCCCGCTGAAGTTCTTCGACGTTCTCAATCGCAGCACCGTCGTGCTCTGGGGCAATGAAACGCTGAAGAACGAAGACGGATCGACCACCCAAGTCTTCTACCAAAAACCAACCAGTGGTTCCCAGGTTCTGCGACCCGGCGAGCACCCTCGATTCGCTGGCATTCGCAGCGACAGTTGGAAGGGCAAGTTCAACTTCCTGTCCCTGATGCTGGCACTGTTCTGCGGCACCGCCTCGTTGCCACACATCTTGATTCGTTACTACACGGTCAAGGACGCCGCCGCCGCTCGCAAGAGCACGATTGTGGGCATCACCAGCATCGGGTTCTTCTACGTCCTGACGCTGTACTTGGGCCTCGGCGCCATGACCAGCGGCACGCTGGATGTGACGAACAGCAACATGGCCGCACCGCTGCTGGCTCGCGGGATGAGTGGGCTGCTGTTTGCCATCATCTCGGCCATCGCCTTCACAACGGTGCTGGGCACCGTCAGCGGTTTGATTCTGGCCAGCAGTGGCGCCGTCGCCCACGATTTGCTCGGCGGTGTGATGGGCATGGAGTTCAGCGAGAACAGCCAGGTTCGAATCGCGAAAATCGCAGCCGTGGTGGTGGGAGCCATCGCGATTGTGCTGGGGATCCTGTTCCGCAACCTCAACGTCAGTTACTTGGTGGGGTGGGCCTTCAGCATCGCGGCCAGTGCGAACTTACCGGCACTCATCATGCTGCTGTTTTGGAAACGCACGACGGCTCAAGGCATCATCGCCAGCGTCATCGTCGGCATGTTCAGTTCGCTGGGATGGATCCTGTTGTCCGCGGACACCTTCGAAAAGGTTTACGGCATCGATCCGTTGAGCAGCCCCGTTCCATTCAGCCAACCCGGCATCGTGACGATTCCGTTGGCTCTGGTCACCTTGATCGTGGTGTCCCTGATGACGCAAAACGGCAAGGCCACCGCAACGTAG